One genomic region from Balneola sp. encodes:
- a CDS encoding FAD-binding protein gives MQKELQIRVLPEVAGEPQLLKDYLINKEGLDSKDLRHVEVLRSSIDARARQAYYQLKVRLYIGEEYTPEEVTLPDYPNVSNAKEVIVIGAGPAGLFAALELMERGLKPVILERGKNAKERIQDLKAINVRHEVNEDSNYCFGEGGAGTYSDGKLYTRSKKRGNVTKVLERLVGFGAVRNILVDSHPHIGTNKLPGIIANMRECIIQNGGEIHFNTRVTDLIIDAGSIRGAKTLNGETFNADHVILATGHSARDIFRLLHRKEIAIELKPLAIGVRVEHPQSLIDSIQYNCDTRGEYLPPASYNIVKQAGDRGVYSFCMCPGGVIAPCATSPGEIVTNGWSSSRRARSTANSGIVLELKPSDFKQFEKHGPLAAMEFQHAIEKAAWKEGGKTQTAPAQLLKDFVDGKVSESLPNTSYSPGITSVDLRSVLPKLIYNSLKDGFRQFDRSMNGYLTNDAVVHAPETRTSSPVKIPRDDETLQHIQIKGLYPCGEGAGYAGGIVSAAMDGIKCATAVSVSPN, from the coding sequence ATGCAAAAAGAACTACAGATCCGAGTGCTGCCAGAGGTGGCAGGGGAACCACAACTACTTAAAGACTATCTCATCAACAAGGAGGGGCTTGATTCCAAAGATCTTCGCCACGTAGAAGTTTTACGGAGCTCTATTGATGCACGGGCTCGCCAAGCTTACTACCAGCTTAAAGTACGGCTATACATCGGTGAGGAATACACTCCTGAAGAAGTCACGCTGCCTGATTATCCGAATGTGAGCAATGCAAAGGAAGTGATCGTGATTGGAGCCGGACCTGCCGGCCTTTTTGCTGCTCTGGAACTTATGGAGAGGGGATTAAAACCGGTTATTCTTGAGAGAGGTAAGAACGCAAAAGAGCGGATTCAGGATCTTAAAGCAATTAATGTCAGGCACGAAGTAAACGAGGATTCTAATTACTGTTTTGGGGAAGGGGGAGCCGGAACCTACTCAGATGGAAAGCTCTACACACGGTCAAAAAAGCGCGGAAACGTTACAAAGGTTCTGGAAAGGCTGGTTGGATTTGGAGCCGTTCGTAATATTTTGGTTGATTCTCATCCTCACATAGGAACGAACAAATTGCCGGGTATCATCGCAAATATGCGGGAATGTATCATTCAGAATGGGGGAGAAATTCATTTCAACACGAGGGTGACCGACTTGATCATTGATGCAGGAAGCATCCGCGGAGCCAAAACACTAAATGGTGAGACTTTTAATGCAGACCATGTGATACTTGCCACCGGTCACAGTGCCAGAGATATTTTTCGACTATTGCACCGAAAGGAGATAGCCATTGAGCTGAAGCCTCTGGCCATTGGAGTCAGGGTAGAGCATCCTCAGTCTTTGATCGATTCCATACAGTATAATTGTGATACCCGGGGCGAGTATTTACCGCCCGCTTCATACAACATCGTGAAGCAGGCCGGAGATCGGGGCGTGTATTCGTTTTGTATGTGTCCGGGCGGGGTTATAGCGCCCTGTGCAACCTCTCCGGGGGAGATAGTGACCAATGGATGGTCTTCGTCAAGGCGGGCGCGCTCAACGGCAAATTCGGGGATTGTCTTAGAGCTTAAGCCCAGCGATTTTAAACAATTTGAAAAACACGGGCCTTTAGCTGCAATGGAATTTCAGCATGCCATTGAAAAAGCAGCGTGGAAAGAGGGAGGCAAAACTCAGACAGCTCCCGCCCAGCTTTTAAAAGACTTTGTAGATGGCAAAGTATCGGAGTCACTTCCCAATACCTCTTATTCACCGGGCATTACTTCTGTTGATTTGCGAAGCGTCTTGCCTAAGCTCATTTATAATTCACTCAAAGATGGCTTCCGGCAGTTTGACCGAAGCATGAATGGCTACCTGACCAATGATGCCGTTGTCCATGCCCCGGAAACCAGAACCTCCAGTCCCGTAAAGATTCCCCGGGATGACGAAACGCTTCAGCATATACAGATCAAGGGACTATACCCTTGCGGGGAAGGAGCGGGATACGCCGGTGGAATTGTCTCTGCCGCAATGGATGGCATAAAATGTGCAACGGCTGTTTCTGTTAGCCCAAACTAA
- a CDS encoding bleomycin resistance protein yields the protein MEKAKIIGSAPILLVKDVEKSANYYRDKVGFRYNRFWGDPPGFCILHRDQFSLMLSRAEDEKHIVPHWKVVHNMWNVYFWVDDAQKMYDEMVTSGAEIDYHLEKKAHGTLEFGIQDLDGYDIAFGEEI from the coding sequence ATGGAAAAAGCGAAGATCATAGGCAGTGCACCCATCTTGTTGGTGAAGGATGTGGAGAAATCAGCAAATTACTATCGGGATAAAGTCGGTTTTAGGTACAACCGGTTTTGGGGTGATCCCCCGGGTTTTTGTATCCTGCATCGAGATCAGTTCAGCCTGATGCTCAGTCGGGCAGAGGATGAAAAGCATATTGTACCTCATTGGAAAGTCGTCCATAATATGTGGAATGTGTACTTCTGGGTGGATGATGCACAAAAGATGTACGATGAGATGGTCACTTCGGGAGCGGAAATTGACTATCACCTGGAGAAAAAAGCGCACGGTACGCTGGAGTTCGGTATTCAGGATTTAGACGGATATGATATCGCTTTTGGTGAGGAGATTTAG
- a CDS encoding RNA polymerase subunit sigma-70, with the protein MQEAEITQLIKKAGQGELSAYDHLMPHIYEKLRSMANQHLSKEYHNHTYSRTELVHEAYLKLCNYNEMDWKDRSHFYAIASKCMRQILIDYARKKLADKRGGDNQKITLIDNMVKQQKEASDLLDLDAALNKLQQLDERLAKLVECRYFGEMTIDDTAEALGISASTVRRDWEKARGWLHKELKSQS; encoded by the coding sequence ATGCAGGAAGCTGAAATTACTCAACTCATCAAGAAAGCTGGTCAGGGCGAGCTATCTGCTTACGACCATCTTATGCCTCATATTTATGAGAAGCTCCGGTCGATGGCCAATCAGCATCTATCCAAAGAATATCATAACCACACCTATTCCAGAACAGAGCTGGTCCATGAGGCCTACCTGAAGCTGTGTAACTACAATGAAATGGATTGGAAAGACCGATCTCATTTCTATGCAATTGCTTCGAAATGCATGCGCCAGATTTTGATCGATTATGCCCGAAAAAAATTAGCGGACAAACGCGGAGGCGATAATCAGAAAATCACGCTTATTGATAACATGGTGAAGCAGCAAAAGGAAGCTTCTGACCTGCTGGATCTGGATGCAGCTCTTAACAAACTACAACAGCTGGATGAACGGCTTGCAAAACTAGTGGAATGCCGGTATTTCGGAGAAATGACAATTGACGATACCGCAGAAGCCTTGGGGATTTCTGCCAGTACAGTGCGAAGGGATTGGGAAAAAGCACGGGGATGGCTTCACAAAGAACTTAAAAGCCAAAGTTGA
- a CDS encoding DNA lyase, with amino-acid sequence MAKKNLEKIYEILSEEYKVFAETDNEWDNNGLNSTDFKSLVSVMLSAMTHTKRVVRACNALYKKATTPEEIIALKDDELTEMIRPVAHYNRKTKHLKELCRQIIEEFDGEVPNTKQELMSLKGVGRKSADILMNFNFGGETIAVDTHVHRLLNRLGIVETKNSKETADIINDITPKKYKKHAHEWLIQHGGNICKARKPKCQECVVYEFCDYNEKTI; translated from the coding sequence ATGGCGAAAAAGAATCTTGAAAAAATTTATGAAATATTAAGTGAAGAATATAAGGTATTTGCTGAAACCGACAACGAATGGGATAATAATGGATTGAACAGTACGGATTTCAAAAGCCTCGTTTCGGTTATGCTTTCCGCAATGACACATACAAAGCGAGTCGTGAGAGCATGTAACGCTCTTTACAAAAAAGCTACGACACCAGAGGAAATAATCGCTTTGAAAGATGACGAACTAACCGAAATGATAAGACCGGTTGCTCATTACAATAGAAAAACAAAACATTTAAAAGAATTATGTAGACAGATAATTGAGGAATTCGATGGCGAAGTGCCAAATACCAAACAAGAACTGATGTCTCTTAAAGGGGTCGGTCGCAAATCAGCTGACATACTTATGAACTTCAATTTTGGTGGAGAGACAATTGCTGTAGATACACACGTACATCGTCTTTTAAACCGTTTAGGCATAGTTGAAACTAAAAATAGTAAAGAAACGGCAGATATAATCAACGATATTACCCCGAAGAAGTATAAAAAACACGCACACGAATGGCTTATTCAGCACGGTGGAAATATTTGTAAAGCACGAAAACCAAAGTGCCAAGAATGTGTCGTTTACGAATTCTGCGATTACAACGAAAAAACTATTTAA
- a CDS encoding Trk system potassium transporter TrkA, with translation MKIVIIGAGEIGYDLASVLSSEKHDVIVLDRDKESLSRVSDSLDVLTIEGNATSVKDLVKAEVGEADILISVTSIDEVNMISGMIGKRLGSKMVIARIRSDEFSDENAPLTPSDLGIDVMIHPELSAAQEIAQLLKRSSASDVINLAEDRMQLIGIRLEKNSPLIGKSLNEYAAMHSDIKFRVVAIGRRGRTIIPNGSIKLQNYDQVFVLAITEDIAAIIETTGKKETELHSVMIAGGSDMGAMIARILCSDPTKNWSIKLIEPDYDTAEELAIELKDVMVLNGNPTDPDLLATEGISDMDAFIAVTDDEESNIISCLMAKHLEVKKTVALVSKPDFIPLAQTIGLDAVINKKVAASNEIHRYVRRGRVISVTELRGIKAEVIELQANEGSKVTQKPIKKLKLPEGCVIGGVLCEGSVEIATGETEVKPNDRVMIFCVPSAIDKITKLFQ, from the coding sequence TTGAAGATTGTAATTATTGGTGCTGGAGAAATCGGCTACGACCTTGCCAGTGTTTTATCATCAGAGAAACACGATGTTATCGTACTTGACAGAGACAAGGAATCCTTGTCACGAGTTTCTGACTCCCTTGACGTACTTACCATAGAAGGTAATGCCACATCCGTCAAAGATCTGGTTAAAGCAGAGGTTGGTGAAGCTGACATCCTGATTTCTGTTACCAGTATCGATGAGGTGAACATGATCTCAGGAATGATTGGTAAACGCCTGGGCAGTAAAATGGTAATTGCCCGAATTCGAAGTGACGAATTTTCGGATGAGAATGCTCCTCTCACCCCCTCTGATCTCGGTATTGATGTAATGATTCACCCCGAGCTGAGTGCGGCTCAAGAAATTGCCCAACTCCTGAAAAGATCCTCAGCCAGCGATGTTATAAATCTAGCTGAAGACCGAATGCAGCTAATTGGAATTCGCCTCGAAAAAAACTCTCCCCTTATTGGGAAGTCACTGAACGAATATGCCGCAATGCATTCGGATATAAAGTTCAGGGTTGTAGCAATTGGACGCCGCGGAAGAACGATCATTCCCAACGGTTCCATCAAGCTTCAGAATTATGACCAGGTTTTTGTATTGGCTATAACTGAAGATATCGCTGCTATTATTGAAACAACCGGTAAGAAAGAAACTGAGCTGCATTCAGTTATGATTGCCGGTGGCTCTGATATGGGAGCTATGATTGCCCGCATCCTGTGTTCAGACCCTACCAAAAACTGGTCTATCAAACTTATTGAACCTGACTACGATACCGCTGAAGAACTCGCTATTGAACTTAAAGACGTCATGGTTCTAAATGGAAATCCTACCGACCCTGATCTTTTGGCCACAGAAGGTATCAGCGACATGGATGCTTTCATAGCGGTTACGGATGACGAGGAATCCAATATCATTTCTTGCCTGATGGCTAAACATTTGGAGGTCAAAAAAACGGTTGCGCTGGTTTCTAAGCCTGACTTTATACCACTTGCCCAAACCATCGGTCTTGATGCGGTCATCAACAAAAAAGTAGCCGCTTCCAACGAAATTCATCGTTACGTTCGCCGTGGAAGGGTTATTTCTGTCACTGAACTAAGAGGTATAAAAGCCGAAGTTATAGAACTTCAGGCTAATGAAGGTTCAAAGGTGACACAGAAACCCATCAAAAAACTCAAGCTTCCGGAGGGTTGTGTAATTGGCGGTGTTTTGTGTGAAGGTTCCGTTGAGATTGCGACCGGCGAGACCGAAGTAAAACCTAACGATAGAGTGATGATATTCTGTGTGCCGTCTGCTATCGATAAAATCACAAAGCTCTTTCAATAA
- a CDS encoding alpha/beta hydrolase, which yields MGKDIFKNIEARERQEEWYQRFLVRANCKVESQSVPTSFGESHVLTAGDSSKPVLVCLHAMLTSSAHLLSEIRHLTDHYHLVLPDIPGHSVKAIPERFSFKSADHIKWLKEILDHFELEKVNIFGVSLGGYVARAFASEYPERTSKLALLVPAGIVQASVIKGLMSMAIPMIKYKVNASEENLKKVVNFLITEWDDDWAHFLGDSMNDFITPKTIPPLASEEELQNLTMPVLAITAEKDISFPGEPLIERVKANIPSVETELLEDARHCPLTNEEFRRWLAHRLVKFLDL from the coding sequence ATGGGAAAGGATATCTTTAAAAACATAGAGGCTCGTGAACGACAGGAAGAATGGTATCAGCGGTTTCTGGTTCGTGCAAATTGCAAAGTAGAGTCGCAATCAGTGCCCACTTCTTTTGGTGAAAGTCATGTGCTAACAGCCGGTGATTCTTCAAAGCCTGTGCTTGTATGCCTGCATGCTATGTTAACCAGTTCAGCGCATCTGCTTTCTGAAATCCGGCATTTAACCGATCATTATCATTTAGTACTGCCGGATATTCCGGGCCACTCCGTTAAAGCCATTCCGGAAAGATTCTCCTTTAAGAGTGCTGATCATATCAAATGGCTCAAGGAGATACTGGATCATTTCGAGTTAGAAAAGGTGAATATTTTCGGGGTAAGTCTGGGTGGTTATGTAGCCCGAGCATTTGCATCTGAATATCCTGAACGTACTTCGAAACTGGCTTTATTGGTTCCGGCGGGTATTGTTCAGGCTTCCGTGATTAAAGGACTAATGAGCATGGCTATTCCTATGATTAAATATAAGGTGAATGCTTCAGAGGAAAACCTGAAGAAGGTGGTTAATTTTTTAATCACGGAATGGGATGATGACTGGGCACATTTTCTGGGTGATTCCATGAATGATTTCATCACGCCTAAAACAATCCCACCGCTGGCTTCGGAAGAAGAACTCCAGAACCTAACGATGCCTGTATTGGCTATTACAGCTGAGAAAGATATTTCCTTTCCGGGGGAACCACTGATAGAAAGAGTAAAGGCAAATATTCCTTCGGTTGAAACAGAGTTACTGGAAGATGCCCGTCACTGTCCGCTAACCAACGAAGAATTCCGAAGATGGCTGGCACATAGGTTGGTTAAGTTTTTGGATCTGTAA
- a CDS encoding zinc-dependent metalloprotease — protein MSVFSPKNLSALLLSAFLIVGCSTSEKVATSSNTPSRSAKAASDGMKPYSEIITSKAKTDEGLFSVHWVDDKLYYEIPNDLLDREMLLVSRIAEVPSDYFGFFSGGSKTAEQVITFERQKDQILLRKQSYNAVASDTLPIYKSVKANNFAPILAAFPIETIGEDSSTVVIEMTDFFTSDIEAISGAINFLRREYQVRRLDGNRTYIESAKSFPENIEVRHVLTYSAGNPPSDQGTNTLSMLMNQSMVLLPEEPMRPRYEDYRVGWFTVDQIDYGLEAQKAKEVSYIRRWRLEPKDPEAYARGELVEPVKPIVYYLDPATPTKYVPYIKQGVEDWNEAFEAAGFKNAVIAKEAPSPEEDRDWSPEDIRYSTVRWVASTIRNAVGPSVSDPRTGEIIESDIVWYHNHMRSYRNRLMIETGAANPAARKLQLDDDLIGETMRRVISHEVGHAIGLPHNMQSSSAYPVDSLRSGSFTQEYGIATTIMEYARQNYIAQPGDENIRFIRQIGPYDKYSVNWGYRVIPEAETPEDEKPILDKWITDKADDPIYRFASSTGWDPSSQTEDLSNDPVQASTYGLMNLKRVVPNLIEWTSTPGEGYDDLEEIYGELVFQWARYAGHVSTNVGGMYQSRKSSDQDGVLYTPVPQDYQVSALEFLNDHVFTTPDWLLDKEILRRIEHAGALDRVSNLQSRLLSDVMAADVMIRLNETAIFEGEEAYEPLEMLEDLRQGVWSEIYDQTTIDPFRRNLQRLYIHNIEELFTNDQGGGFRDRVDIPTSDIRPLLRVELNQLQNDLQRAQTRISDRVSRAHIADILTRIDDILDSDD, from the coding sequence ATGTCGGTCTTTTCACCAAAAAATTTATCAGCGCTTTTACTATCGGCTTTTCTAATTGTGGGGTGCTCCACTTCAGAAAAAGTCGCTACTTCATCCAACACTCCTTCCAGGTCAGCTAAAGCGGCTTCAGATGGAATGAAGCCTTATTCTGAAATTATCACCAGCAAGGCAAAAACAGATGAGGGTTTGTTTAGCGTTCATTGGGTTGATGACAAGCTCTATTATGAAATTCCCAATGACCTTTTAGATCGAGAAATGCTTTTGGTTAGCCGTATTGCCGAGGTCCCCAGTGATTACTTTGGTTTTTTCTCCGGTGGATCTAAAACGGCTGAGCAGGTTATCACTTTCGAACGTCAGAAAGATCAAATTCTGCTTCGCAAGCAATCTTATAATGCGGTAGCAAGTGATACCCTTCCTATCTATAAATCGGTGAAGGCCAATAACTTTGCTCCCATTCTTGCAGCCTTTCCTATCGAGACAATAGGTGAAGATTCCAGCACAGTGGTTATTGAAATGACCGACTTTTTCACTTCTGATATTGAAGCCATCAGTGGGGCTATCAACTTTCTCCGAAGAGAGTATCAGGTTCGTCGTTTAGATGGCAACCGGACTTATATAGAATCAGCCAAGAGCTTTCCGGAAAACATTGAAGTCCGCCATGTTCTTACATACAGCGCAGGTAATCCTCCATCCGACCAAGGAACAAACACACTGTCGATGTTAATGAATCAGTCTATGGTTCTTCTTCCTGAAGAGCCGATGCGCCCACGCTACGAAGATTATCGGGTTGGCTGGTTTACGGTAGATCAAATTGATTACGGCTTAGAAGCTCAAAAAGCCAAAGAAGTCAGCTATATCCGCCGCTGGAGATTAGAACCTAAAGACCCCGAAGCTTATGCCCGGGGAGAGTTAGTTGAGCCTGTTAAACCAATTGTATATTACCTTGACCCTGCTACTCCTACTAAATACGTGCCTTACATTAAACAGGGTGTTGAAGACTGGAATGAAGCTTTTGAAGCAGCTGGATTTAAAAATGCAGTGATAGCAAAAGAAGCTCCATCTCCTGAAGAAGATCGGGACTGGAGTCCTGAAGATATTCGCTATTCAACCGTTCGTTGGGTTGCCAGCACCATTCGTAATGCTGTTGGGCCAAGCGTCAGCGATCCCCGAACCGGTGAAATTATTGAAAGTGATATCGTTTGGTATCATAACCACATGCGCTCGTACCGAAACCGGCTTATGATTGAGACCGGTGCTGCTAACCCAGCTGCCCGTAAACTTCAGCTTGATGACGATTTGATTGGCGAAACTATGCGCCGGGTTATATCTCATGAGGTTGGTCATGCTATTGGTCTTCCCCACAACATGCAGTCAAGTTCTGCTTATCCGGTCGATTCTCTTCGATCAGGTTCTTTCACACAGGAATATGGTATTGCTACTACTATTATGGAGTACGCACGCCAAAATTATATCGCTCAGCCGGGTGACGAAAACATTAGGTTCATCCGACAAATCGGACCTTATGACAAATATTCTGTAAACTGGGGATACCGAGTAATTCCCGAAGCTGAAACTCCAGAAGATGAAAAACCAATTCTGGACAAATGGATTACCGATAAAGCCGATGATCCCATTTATCGCTTTGCTTCCTCTACCGGCTGGGACCCTTCTTCTCAAACAGAAGACTTATCCAACGACCCTGTTCAGGCAAGTACCTATGGATTAATGAATCTCAAAAGAGTAGTTCCTAATCTGATTGAATGGACCTCTACTCCGGGCGAAGGCTATGATGATTTAGAGGAAATTTATGGTGAATTAGTATTTCAGTGGGCCCGATATGCCGGTCACGTTTCAACCAATGTTGGTGGAATGTACCAAAGCAGAAAAAGCTCGGATCAGGATGGAGTTCTATACACTCCGGTTCCTCAAGACTATCAGGTAAGTGCGCTTGAGTTTTTGAATGACCACGTGTTTACAACTCCTGATTGGTTGCTGGATAAAGAAATTCTTCGACGAATTGAACATGCCGGTGCTTTGGATCGGGTCAGTAATCTGCAATCACGTTTACTCAGTGATGTAATGGCAGCCGATGTTATGATCCGATTAAACGAGACTGCTATTTTTGAAGGCGAAGAAGCGTATGAGCCTCTGGAAATGCTCGAAGATCTTCGCCAAGGTGTTTGGAGTGAAATCTATGACCAAACCACCATCGATCCTTTCCGCAGAAACTTGCAGCGATTATACATTCATAATATTGAAGAGCTGTTCACAAACGACCAAGGCGGTGGTTTTAGAGATCGGGTTGATATACCAACTTCTGATATTCGTCCCCTGCTTCGTGTTGAGCTTAATCAGCTTCAAAATGATTTGCAGCGTGCTCAAACCCGAATTTCTGATCGGGTATCAAGAGCTCACATTGCTGATATCTTGACGAGAATTGATGATATCTTAGACTCAGACGACTAA
- a CDS encoding cupin: MKRLIPLIFILIPFSIHAQNTEYNISSYLEEGFKAPNTNHIGDAWLNFLVQASEDFDYNLTQATFSPNSTLDWHKHATAQVLIIVDGKGYYQERDKEPTILRKGDVIKCAKDTEHWHTSSADSSVTYIAIYGSSSTTWTEKLTKEYYDGVADKLEDN; this comes from the coding sequence ATGAAAAGATTAATCCCACTTATTTTTATTCTAATTCCCTTTTCAATACATGCTCAAAACACTGAATACAATATAAGCTCGTATTTAGAAGAAGGATTCAAAGCTCCCAATACGAATCATATTGGCGATGCATGGTTAAACTTTTTAGTACAGGCAAGTGAGGATTTTGACTATAATCTTACCCAAGCAACTTTTAGCCCAAACTCTACCTTGGATTGGCACAAACATGCAACTGCTCAGGTTCTTATCATTGTGGATGGCAAAGGATACTATCAAGAAAGAGATAAGGAACCGACCATCTTAAGAAAAGGTGATGTCATAAAATGTGCAAAGGATACTGAGCATTGGCATACATCCTCCGCAGATAGCTCGGTTACATATATTGCTATATATGGAAGTTCATCAACTACATGGACTGAGAAGTTAACCAAAGAGTACTATGACGGTGTAGCTGATAAATTGGAAGATAATTAA
- a CDS encoding intradiol ring-cleavage dioxygenase, translated as MKCILPVILFILSSCSGFAQKKSVQNARLVGGPCQGCEAVLGFTDQTLSPTDTLPEFTDSEPKLKITGTVYQNDGVTPAEGVILFVHQTNTEGVYPTRGDEKGWERGYGYIHGWIKTGADGKYAFYTFRPGSYGRNAAHIHPVILEPSGRYYWVEAFFFDDDPKLSDEHTNSNRPRGGSDGVLSLREEDGLLVGERDFILGKNIQNYE; from the coding sequence ATCAAATGTATCTTACCTGTAATACTTTTTATCCTAAGTTCATGTTCAGGTTTTGCACAGAAAAAGTCCGTTCAAAATGCCAGGCTTGTGGGCGGACCTTGTCAGGGTTGTGAAGCTGTACTCGGCTTTACCGATCAAACTCTTTCACCCACCGATACACTTCCGGAATTTACCGATTCAGAACCAAAGCTTAAGATAACCGGAACGGTCTATCAAAATGATGGAGTAACTCCGGCCGAAGGAGTGATTCTATTTGTACACCAAACAAATACGGAAGGAGTCTATCCAACCCGTGGTGATGAAAAAGGCTGGGAGCGAGGTTACGGTTACATCCATGGATGGATAAAAACGGGAGCGGATGGAAAGTATGCGTTCTATACGTTTCGTCCCGGGTCGTACGGTAGAAACGCGGCTCACATACACCCAGTCATCCTCGAACCCAGTGGGAGATATTATTGGGTTGAAGCGTTTTTCTTTGATGACGATCCTAAGCTATCGGATGAGCACACAAACTCGAACCGTCCTAGAGGTGGAAGTGATGGAGTTCTTTCCCTTAGAGAAGAAGATGGACTATTGGTAGGCGAACGGGATTTTATCCTGGGAAAAAATATCCAGAATTATGAGTAG
- a CDS encoding potassium transporter, producing the protein MSIAGATHLNRAKIDFLVVLGVLGAFIFFMGFALLLPAGIDLIYGEDTWHSFLFSAAIAFVVGGALWYSFRPKEELRIREGFLVVSLTWLSLSLVGALPFVISGILPSFTDAVFETMSGLSTTGSTILGGTTSDGFANPQIEDIPKSFLFWRSLAHWLGGMGIIVLSLAILPLLGIGGMQLFQAESPGPTADKLTPRVQETAKLLWGIYVAFTFAEFILLWLHPAMDWFEAINHAFATMATGGFSTKNASIQAFNSAYIDWVIIIFMYLAGVNFAMHFRLIQGDRKAFFANREIRFYTLVIFIGIFIISGSLWVIDNYNILDALRYGAFQVLAIVTTTGFGTDNYEIWNTVGAFFLFLLFFTGGCAGSTGGGIKMIRWMILIRNTGREIKQIIHPKAILPVRIGDQAINQNIQRTVLSFFILYIFIFALGAFCISLFGYDIMSSIGASIAAIGNIGPGWGDFGPTDSFAGLPYLGKWILIMLMMVGRLEIFTVLIIFSPAFWKQ; encoded by the coding sequence ATGAGCATAGCAGGCGCAACGCATTTAAACCGTGCTAAAATTGACTTCCTTGTTGTTCTAGGCGTTTTGGGGGCCTTTATATTCTTTATGGGATTCGCTCTCCTGCTCCCTGCCGGCATCGACCTTATTTACGGAGAAGACACATGGCATTCCTTTTTATTTTCTGCAGCTATCGCCTTTGTTGTAGGCGGTGCTTTGTGGTACTCTTTTCGTCCTAAAGAGGAACTCAGAATTCGGGAGGGATTTTTAGTAGTTAGTCTTACCTGGCTGTCACTTTCCCTTGTAGGGGCCCTGCCTTTTGTCATTTCAGGAATTCTACCCTCTTTTACCGATGCCGTTTTTGAAACGATGAGCGGTTTAAGCACCACCGGTTCCACCATTCTAGGCGGTACTACCAGTGATGGCTTTGCGAATCCACAAATTGAAGATATCCCAAAAAGCTTTCTATTCTGGCGTTCCCTGGCTCATTGGTTAGGCGGAATGGGAATCATTGTCCTTTCCCTTGCTATCCTCCCTTTGTTAGGCATTGGAGGAATGCAGTTGTTTCAGGCTGAATCCCCGGGCCCTACTGCCGACAAGCTAACACCTCGAGTTCAGGAGACGGCCAAACTTCTGTGGGGAATTTATGTAGCTTTTACTTTTGCTGAATTTATTCTGCTTTGGTTACATCCTGCTATGGATTGGTTTGAAGCCATCAATCACGCCTTTGCCACCATGGCTACCGGAGGGTTCTCAACTAAAAATGCCAGTATCCAGGCTTTCAACTCTGCGTATATCGACTGGGTGATCATCATTTTTATGTATCTGGCTGGGGTTAACTTTGCCATGCATTTCCGGCTTATTCAAGGAGACCGAAAAGCTTTCTTTGCCAATCGTGAAATTCGTTTTTATACGCTTGTAATATTTATTGGGATCTTTATAATCTCAGGTTCTTTATGGGTGATTGATAATTATAACATCCTTGACGCACTGAGATACGGAGCTTTTCAGGTATTGGCTATTGTGACCACTACCGGCTTTGGTACCGATAATTACGAAATCTGGAATACCGTAGGTGCTTTCTTCTTATTCCTTCTCTTTTTTACCGGAGGCTGCGCAGGCTCAACCGGTGGTGGAATTAAAATGATACGCTGGATGATTTTGATCCGAAATACCGGAAGGGAAATCAAGCAAATCATTCACCCTAAAGCCATTCTGCCTGTCCGAATTGGCGATCAGGCTATCAACCAAAACATACAACGCACGGTACTGAGCTTTTTCATTCTATATATTTTCATTTTTGCACTTGGGGCTTTTTGCATCAGTTTGTTCGGGTATGATATCATGTCCTCTATTGGGGCAAGTATTGCTGCTATTGGGAATATTGGTCCCGGTTGGGGTGATTTCGGTCCCACTGATAGCTTCGCCGGTTTACCTTATCTCGGCAAATGGATTCTCATCATGTTGATGATGGTCGGCCGACTCGAAATCTTTACCGTGTTGATTATCTTTTCTCCTGCTTTCTGGAAACAGTAA